Proteins from one Limanda limanda chromosome 4, fLimLim1.1, whole genome shotgun sequence genomic window:
- the LOC133000346 gene encoding prostacyclin synthase-like, which translates to MIWTIFLLVHAVLLYFIVTHRTRSKTEPPLDKGSIPWLGHALEFGRDASKFLNRMKQKHGDIFTVRAAGRYVTVLLDPHSYDAVINDSDSLDFTRYAQVLMQRIFSLRLPHHQATKEKALTKKHFAGMNLAALDSTMSRHLEALLKADTPSNQTHWKDQGLFDFSYSVLFKAGYLTLFGEEQNNNRSDPTSVYEEYRKFDGLLTKLAKGTLKSEEKRTAPRVQQRLWELLAPAGLAEDSGSSPWLNGYRRLLQEEGADEDTQRKALLMQLWATQGNVGPAAFWLVGYLLTNPAALMAVKSEFSRISEMETSETPLIDGPVNTPVFDSALEEALRLTAAPFITREVVREKTLHMADGREYLLRKGDRVCLFPFNSPQMDPEIHHEPQKYKYNRFLNEDGSTKRDFYKGGRKLKYYTMPWGAGTNGCVGKRFAINTIRKFVYLVLTNYDLELCDPSAQMPEVNASRYGFGMLQPEGDLLIRYKQRKTR; encoded by the exons ATGATCTGGACCATCTTCCTGCTCGTCCACGCCGTCCTGCTGTATTTTATCGtcacacacagaaccag GTCCAAGACTGAACCGCCTCTTGACAAAGGAAGTATCCCATGGTTGGGTCATGCACTTGAATTTGGGAGAGATGCCTCCAAGTTCTTGAATCGCATGAAGCAGAAACATGGAGACATTTTCACA GTGCGTGCTGCTGGACGCTATGTGACCGTGCTGCTGGATCCACACTCATACGACGCCGTCATCAACGACTCGGATTCCCTGGACTTTACGCGCTATGCACAGGTGCTCATGCAGAGGATCTTCAGCCTGCGGCTCCCACATCACCAGGCCACCAAAGAAAAAGCACTGACGAAAAA GCATTTTGCGGGCATGAATTTGGCCGCACTCGACAGCACCATGAGCCGACACCTGGAGGCTTTACTGAAAGCCGATACGCCTTCGAACCAGACACACTGGAAAGACCAGGGACTCTTCGACTTCTCATACAGCGTACTCTTCAA GGCGGGGTACCTGACGCTGTTTGGAGAAGAGCAGAACAACAACCGCTCAGATCCTACAAGTGTCTACGAGGAGTACAGGAAGTTCGATGGCCTCTTAACCAAACTGGCAAAGGGAACGCTGAAGTCAG aggagaagagaacagCCCCCAGGGTTCAGCAGAGACTGTGGGAGCTGCTGGCTCCAGCAGGTCTGGCCGAGGACTCCGGCTCGAGCCCTTGGCTTAACGGATACAggcggctgctgcaggaggagggggcTGACGAGGACACGCAGAGAAAGGCTCTACTGATGCAACTATGGGCCACACAG gGAAATGTTGGTCCTGCTGCATTTTGGCTGGTGGGCTACTTGTTGACAAACCCTGCAGCTCTGATGGCGGTGAAGAGCGAGTTCAGCCGGATCTCAGAGATGGAGACATCAGAGACTCCCCTTATTGACGGACCTGTGAACACCCCTGTTTTTG ATAGTGCTTTGGAAGAGGCACTGAGACTCACTGCTGCCCCCTTCATCACCAGAGAGGTGGTGCGGGAAAAGACCCTCCACATGGCTGATGGCCGAGAGTACCTGCTGAGAAAAGGGGACCGGGTGTGTTTGTTCCCCTTCAACAGTCCTCAAATGGACCCTGAGATTCACCACGAGCCGCAG AAGTACAAATACAATCGCTTCCTGAATGAAGATGGATCAACCAAGAGGGATTTTTATAAAGGAGGGAGGAAGCTGAAATATTACACCATGCCGTGGGGTGCAGGgaccaatggctgtgtgggGAAGCGGTTTGCCATCAACACCATCAGAAA GTTT